The Candidatus Tumulicola sp. genome has a window encoding:
- a CDS encoding efflux RND transporter permease subunit: protein MATIIFLGVYGLRQLSIDLLPSFSFPLIFLTATYPNVAPEEMEKLIARPLEDAVSQVPGIQQVTSTSFEGVATVRAQFNFGINPDTAATDIREQLDRIKNRLPNDPNLQPIAIFKADPSQLPVLIAGVSDQNVSATALDDLVTNTILPQIEEVPGVATAVETGGVVREVRVEVDNQRLAALGIPISTVINRIAQQNENVAGGIGREGSTEYEIRVTGLLQSPSQLNSLVLANAKDGTPIYLGSLARVLDTGKDQRVIGRLNGVPSVGVTISKQSDANTVEVVRAAYVRLKKLEQTYPGLHFASIYDQHFYIEDSITALQQNAAFGALLAILVILFFLHSIRSTLVIALTIPTSVGGAFLAMYLAGFTLNIMTLGGLALAVGLMVDDAIVVLENIFRRVEGGENQIEAAKAGAAQIYGAVMSSTITVMIVFLPMLLLGGVASKLFQPFALVVVFAVGVSLLVALSVVPMLAARFIHRSDVEESHVDPRANIFARTEEWLFERFGAGYRLLETRYRAILSWALDHGFAVAGLAVVAVVAGVVLVRLAGFEILPPAVSNYITINYLLPTGTALAINNQFALKMEDELRKDTANVQDVYANVGAGGSFVGLGTRPITNTGQIFLTLKPFGRGSPRRISSDAYVQKLRGEFNAIPGVQGYPVAVDIVSRILSFATGANQGITVDLYGPDLKQLSDLSNAAVDQLRGKIPGLINLRSSITNSAPQMAIAVNRDRAGQLGVPLSTIADTVATATNGTIASRYESGGQQYDINVILPPSQRKTSQNINDLTVTTPAGNVVPLAEVASVTFGTGPNQITRLNKERYVEIQGDVVGTTPVGTVAQKVQAQLSGFALPPGYRFDFSGGTQAQNQAFSSLGLALVLAIALIYMLLAAKYESFWQPLVIMLTLPLAVVGVGVGLILFHKSIGLTAMIGALALIGIVVKNAILVVEFTNQLRSEGMSIRAALMQAGPIRMRPILMTTSATCLGLLPLGLGLQAGSETQAPLAAVVIGGLLTSTLLTLVVIPVAYLNGQRFINWYLRTGVGRWLADLFGVATPRNGQPPGRAVELRDETASPIAEEERV, encoded by the coding sequence ATGGCCACGATTATTTTTCTGGGCGTCTATGGGCTTCGCCAACTCAGCATCGACCTGTTGCCGAGTTTCTCGTTCCCCCTGATCTTCCTCACCGCGACATATCCGAACGTCGCGCCGGAGGAGATGGAGAAGCTGATCGCCCGGCCGCTGGAGGACGCGGTCAGCCAAGTCCCGGGAATCCAGCAGGTCACGTCGACCTCGTTCGAGGGCGTCGCGACCGTGCGCGCACAGTTCAATTTCGGGATCAACCCGGACACGGCGGCGACCGACATCCGCGAACAGCTCGACCGCATCAAGAACCGGCTGCCGAACGATCCCAATCTGCAGCCCATCGCGATCTTCAAGGCTGACCCGAGCCAATTGCCGGTGCTCATCGCCGGCGTATCCGACCAGAACGTGTCCGCGACCGCCCTCGACGATCTCGTCACGAACACGATCCTGCCTCAGATCGAAGAAGTTCCGGGCGTCGCCACCGCGGTCGAGACCGGCGGTGTCGTGCGCGAGGTCCGCGTCGAGGTGGACAATCAGCGCTTGGCGGCGCTCGGCATCCCTATTTCGACGGTCATCAACCGCATCGCGCAGCAGAATGAGAACGTGGCCGGGGGCATCGGGCGCGAAGGCAGCACCGAGTATGAGATCCGCGTCACCGGCTTATTGCAAAGTCCGAGCCAGCTCAACTCCCTGGTGCTCGCCAACGCCAAAGATGGCACGCCGATTTATCTCGGCAGCCTTGCGCGCGTGCTGGATACCGGCAAGGACCAGCGCGTCATCGGGCGCTTGAACGGCGTGCCGTCGGTCGGCGTGACGATCAGCAAGCAAAGCGACGCGAACACGGTCGAGGTCGTCCGGGCCGCATATGTCCGGCTCAAGAAACTCGAGCAGACGTATCCCGGCTTGCACTTCGCATCCATCTACGACCAGCATTTCTACATCGAAGATTCAATCACGGCGCTGCAACAAAACGCCGCGTTTGGCGCGCTGCTCGCCATCCTCGTCATCCTGTTCTTCCTTCATAGCATACGCAGCACGCTGGTCATAGCATTGACCATTCCAACATCGGTCGGCGGCGCGTTTCTCGCGATGTATCTGGCGGGGTTCACGCTCAACATCATGACCTTGGGAGGGTTGGCGCTGGCCGTCGGCCTGATGGTGGACGACGCCATCGTCGTGCTGGAGAACATCTTCCGGCGGGTCGAAGGCGGCGAGAACCAGATCGAAGCGGCGAAGGCCGGCGCGGCGCAGATCTACGGCGCGGTGATGTCGTCGACGATCACGGTCATGATCGTCTTCCTGCCCATGCTCTTGTTGGGCGGCGTTGCGAGCAAGCTGTTCCAGCCGTTCGCGCTGGTCGTCGTGTTCGCGGTCGGCGTCTCGCTGCTCGTCGCGTTGAGCGTGGTGCCGATGCTCGCGGCGCGCTTCATCCATCGCAGCGACGTCGAAGAGTCGCACGTCGATCCGCGCGCCAATATTTTCGCGCGAACAGAAGAGTGGCTGTTCGAGCGCTTCGGCGCCGGCTATCGCCTGCTTGAAACACGCTACCGTGCGATCTTGAGCTGGGCGCTCGATCACGGCTTCGCGGTCGCCGGACTCGCCGTGGTCGCCGTCGTGGCCGGCGTCGTACTGGTCAGGCTCGCCGGTTTCGAGATATTGCCGCCCGCCGTTTCGAACTACATCACCATCAACTACTTATTGCCGACGGGTACGGCGCTCGCGATCAACAACCAGTTCGCGCTGAAGATGGAGGACGAGCTGCGCAAGGACACGGCCAACGTGCAGGACGTGTACGCCAATGTCGGCGCCGGCGGCAGTTTCGTGGGCCTGGGCACGCGCCCGATCACCAACACCGGGCAGATCTTCCTCACGCTGAAGCCGTTCGGAAGGGGTAGTCCTCGGCGCATCTCTTCCGACGCGTACGTGCAGAAATTGCGGGGCGAGTTCAATGCGATCCCGGGCGTTCAGGGATATCCGGTGGCGGTCGACATCGTCAGCCGGATCCTGTCGTTTGCCACGGGAGCCAACCAAGGCATCACGGTGGATCTGTACGGCCCGGATCTCAAACAACTGTCCGACCTGAGCAACGCGGCCGTCGATCAACTGCGCGGCAAGATCCCCGGGCTGATCAACTTGCGTTCTTCGATCACCAATTCCGCGCCGCAGATGGCGATCGCCGTCAATCGCGATCGCGCGGGTCAGCTCGGCGTGCCCTTGTCGACCATCGCCGACACCGTCGCTACCGCGACCAACGGCACGATCGCATCGCGCTATGAGAGCGGCGGCCAGCAGTACGACATCAATGTGATCCTGCCGCCGAGCCAGCGCAAGACGTCGCAGAACATCAACGATCTCACGGTCACCACGCCGGCCGGCAACGTCGTGCCGCTGGCGGAAGTCGCCTCGGTGACCTTCGGCACCGGCCCGAACCAGATCACACGCCTCAACAAAGAGCGCTACGTGGAGATCCAAGGCGACGTGGTAGGCACCACGCCCGTAGGCACCGTCGCGCAAAAGGTCCAAGCGCAATTGAGCGGGTTCGCGTTGCCGCCGGGCTACCGTTTCGACTTCAGCGGCGGCACACAGGCGCAAAACCAGGCGTTCTCATCCCTGGGCTTGGCGCTGGTCTTGGCCATCGCGCTTATCTACATGCTGCTCGCCGCGAAGTACGAGAGTTTCTGGCAGCCGCTCGTCATCATGCTCACGCTGCCGTTGGCGGTCGTCGGCGTGGGCGTGGGGCTCATCTTGTTCCACAAGTCGATCGGACTGACCGCGATGATCGGCGCACTTGCGCTCATCGGCATCGTGGTCAAGAACGCGATCTTGGTCGTCGAGTTCACGAACCAATTGCGCTCGGAAGGCATGAGCATCCGCGCCGCGCTGATGCAGGCCGGGCCCATCCGCATGCGACCCATCCTCATGACCACCTCGGCCACCTGTCTTGGGCTCCTGCCGCTCGGGTTAGGCTTGCAGGCCGGGAGCGAAACACAGGCGCCGCTCGCGGCGGTCGTCATCGGAGGACTGCTCACGTCGACGCTGCTCACCCTGGTCGTCATACCGGTGGCGTACCTCAACGGTCAGCGCTTCATCAATTGGTATCTGCGCACCGGCGTGGGCCGCTGGCTGGCTGACCTATTCGGCGTCGCAACGCCGCGCAACGGCCAACCCCCCGGACGCGCGGTGGAACTCCGCGACGAGACCGCATCACCTATAGCAGAAGAGGAGAGAGTATGA
- a CDS encoding efflux RND transporter periplasmic adaptor subunit has translation MDNNFSSRSNVFFGIAAAVSCAVVLTACGGGKPPGGAASAKQANGLPVAAVQAKRGDITARFSLTGVVAPRQQALLSSVISGTVVSVNVVLGQRVHAGDVLVQIDDSTIRAQLQQAEGALSVAQARLAQVRANDTGTSATAQANLTSAKIGYDNAELNLTRNEQLFKQGYVSKSTLDQAQSQAAAAEAQYRSALIAAQNASMQGGQSAAQADVKSAEAAVAQASGAAQVAMAQLAQTTITAPFEGTITQRNVDRGALAAPGTPAIQVSQLDPAWVNVGIPDEDLKYVHSGTPVTITVDTITGRTWHGSVQIVNSAASAGTLSYLTHIVIPNPDIALKAGMVANLSFAQATHRGALLVPRVAVFQGATGSAVYTIKNDKAKSVPVTTGLQTDTLVEVSGLAPGDIVITQRPDSLQDGSAVTVVGSPEGQGKSSSQTSR, from the coding sequence ATGGATAACAACTTTAGTTCCAGGTCGAACGTCTTTTTTGGCATCGCTGCCGCTGTTTCGTGCGCCGTGGTGCTCACGGCCTGTGGCGGCGGCAAACCTCCGGGCGGAGCCGCTTCGGCGAAGCAGGCCAACGGGCTGCCGGTCGCCGCAGTGCAGGCGAAACGAGGCGACATCACGGCGCGCTTTTCGCTCACCGGCGTCGTGGCGCCGCGTCAGCAGGCCTTGCTGTCCTCGGTGATCTCGGGCACCGTCGTATCGGTCAACGTGGTCCTCGGTCAGCGCGTGCACGCCGGCGACGTCCTCGTGCAGATCGACGACAGCACCATCCGCGCCCAGCTGCAACAGGCCGAGGGCGCGCTGTCGGTCGCTCAAGCGAGGCTCGCTCAGGTGCGCGCAAACGACACCGGCACCTCCGCCACCGCGCAAGCGAACTTGACGTCGGCAAAGATCGGGTACGACAACGCGGAGTTGAACCTCACGCGAAACGAACAGCTGTTCAAGCAGGGCTACGTCTCCAAGTCTACGCTCGATCAGGCGCAGAGCCAAGCGGCGGCGGCCGAAGCGCAATATCGTTCGGCGCTGATCGCAGCCCAGAACGCGAGCATGCAGGGCGGGCAAAGCGCCGCCCAAGCAGACGTCAAGTCGGCTGAGGCCGCAGTAGCCCAAGCTTCCGGCGCGGCGCAAGTGGCGATGGCGCAGCTCGCGCAGACCACCATTACCGCGCCGTTTGAGGGCACCATCACGCAGCGCAACGTCGACCGCGGCGCGCTAGCGGCGCCCGGCACGCCGGCCATCCAAGTGTCGCAGCTCGATCCGGCTTGGGTCAACGTCGGCATCCCCGACGAGGATCTGAAATACGTGCACAGCGGCACGCCGGTCACGATCACGGTCGACACGATCACCGGCCGCACGTGGCATGGCTCGGTTCAGATCGTGAACTCGGCGGCATCCGCCGGCACGCTGAGCTACCTCACGCACATCGTCATCCCCAACCCGGACATCGCGCTCAAGGCCGGTATGGTGGCAAATCTCAGCTTCGCGCAGGCGACGCACCGCGGCGCGCTGCTCGTGCCCCGCGTGGCCGTCTTCCAAGGCGCCACCGGCAGCGCGGTCTACACCATCAAGAACGACAAAGCCAAGTCGGTCCCGGTCACGACCGGTCTGCAAACGGACACGCTGGTCGAGGTGTCCGGCCTCGCGCCTGGCGACATCGTCATCACGCAGCGGCCTGATTCGCTGCAGGACGGATCGGCGGTGACCGTCGTCGGCTCGCCGGAGGGCCAAGGCAAATCTTCCTCTCAAACTTCTCGGTAA
- a CDS encoding MarR family transcriptional regulator, giving the protein MSTTLPLRRRRSGAARTQTFGADAWHLMMELVRSQHRHFAAIAAEFDLTAQQAFALKLLLADKPKAMSDLAMTMHCDASNITGIVDRLEARGLVERGNAVGDRRVKTLVVTELGERIYKQLSARVRKPPPAIAALSEGDQKLLRDVLRRALRPGASRNFGPGARVG; this is encoded by the coding sequence ATGTCAACAACACTGCCCTTGCGGCGCCGTCGATCCGGGGCGGCGCGCACGCAAACCTTTGGCGCCGACGCGTGGCATTTGATGATGGAGCTGGTCCGCTCGCAGCACCGCCACTTCGCCGCGATCGCCGCGGAGTTCGACCTGACCGCGCAGCAGGCGTTCGCGCTGAAGCTCTTGCTGGCGGACAAGCCGAAAGCGATGAGCGACTTGGCGATGACGATGCATTGCGACGCATCGAACATCACCGGCATCGTGGATCGCCTCGAGGCGCGCGGGCTGGTCGAGCGCGGCAACGCCGTCGGCGACCGCAGGGTCAAGACCCTCGTCGTCACCGAGCTTGGGGAGCGGATCTACAAACAGCTGTCGGCGCGCGTGCGCAAGCCGCCGCCGGCGATCGCCGCGCTCTCGGAAGGCGATCAAAAGCTGCTTCGCGATGTTTTGCGGCGGGCGCTGCGGCCGGGGGCCTCTCGAAACTTCGGGCCAGGCGCGCGAGTAGGTTAG
- a CDS encoding redoxin domain-containing protein, translated as MRLIPGRIGWVIVIILFVLAGFLLWIDVNKWRTTGQPTSGRAAIGAPAPDATVWTLLGKPARLAMFYRRPLVLNFFATWCVPCKAELPLLQRRYMELRRKGLLVVGVDQEEGATEVSAFVKLSGVTFPVVVDKGEGTLTYDIHAIPTSIFIDSSGIVRAIHVGELSASDLDADVAKILP; from the coding sequence ATGCGGCTGATACCCGGACGCATCGGTTGGGTCATAGTCATTATCCTCTTCGTTCTGGCTGGGTTTTTGCTGTGGATAGATGTTAACAAATGGCGCACCACCGGGCAGCCGACCTCGGGACGTGCCGCGATCGGCGCACCGGCTCCGGATGCGACGGTGTGGACGTTGCTCGGCAAACCCGCGCGACTCGCGATGTTCTACCGGCGCCCGCTCGTGTTGAATTTCTTTGCGACGTGGTGCGTGCCGTGCAAAGCGGAGCTTCCATTGCTCCAGCGGCGCTATATGGAGCTGCGCCGCAAGGGGCTTCTCGTCGTGGGCGTGGATCAAGAGGAAGGCGCGACGGAGGTGAGCGCGTTCGTGAAGCTGTCCGGCGTGACGTTCCCTGTCGTCGTCGACAAAGGCGAGGGCACGCTGACCTACGACATCCACGCCATCCCGACGTCGATCTTCATTGACTCCTCCGGCATTGTTCGGGCGATTCATGTCGGGGAGCTGTCGGCGTCGGATCTGGACGCGGATGTGGCGAAGATTCTTCCTTAG
- the thyX gene encoding FAD-dependent thymidylate synthase, producing the protein MPEVSVRVTLLEKSPTPTAMTATAARTCYSANAPDAIVRRWEEKPDDMVRTVERVRDAGHHSTLEHNIFIFGVTGMSRAATHQLVRHRHLQFDQQSQRYLAFKNADFPYVKPKRIASLPELSKAFDQMMSDAARTYQALLDAGIPSEDARFVLPNAAASQLVVSGNARAWYEFLTLRTCNMAQWEIREMSFQVLRILKREDPVLFKDAGATCVRGFCHEPGGPDCPRYIAVVKAQIKEAETAKAWLASRHNGKSKTVEQELHSDSS; encoded by the coding sequence ATGCCCGAAGTATCCGTGCGCGTGACGCTGCTGGAAAAATCGCCAACGCCCACCGCCATGACCGCGACAGCGGCCCGAACCTGCTATTCGGCAAACGCGCCCGACGCGATCGTGCGGCGCTGGGAAGAAAAGCCCGACGACATGGTGCGAACCGTAGAGCGAGTGCGCGACGCCGGCCACCATTCGACGCTCGAACATAACATCTTTATCTTCGGCGTGACGGGCATGTCGCGAGCGGCGACCCATCAGCTCGTGCGCCATCGCCACTTGCAGTTCGATCAGCAAAGCCAGCGCTATCTGGCATTCAAGAACGCTGATTTTCCGTACGTCAAACCGAAGCGCATCGCGTCACTGCCCGAACTGTCCAAGGCGTTCGATCAAATGATGAGCGATGCTGCGCGCACGTATCAGGCGTTGTTGGACGCCGGCATCCCGAGCGAAGACGCGCGCTTTGTTCTGCCCAATGCCGCCGCGAGCCAACTCGTCGTGTCCGGCAACGCGCGCGCCTGGTACGAATTCCTGACGCTGCGCACGTGCAACATGGCGCAGTGGGAGATCCGTGAGATGTCGTTTCAGGTGCTGCGCATCCTCAAGCGCGAGGACCCGGTGCTCTTCAAAGACGCCGGCGCGACTTGCGTGCGCGGATTCTGTCATGAACCGGGCGGACCGGATTGTCCGCGCTACATCGCAGTCGTGAAGGCGCAGATCAAGGAAGCGGAGACCGCAAAGGCTTGGCTTGCATCGCGCCATAACGGCAAGTCCAAGACCGTGGAGCAGGAGCTCCATTCTGACTCTTCTTAG
- a CDS encoding copper amine oxidase N-terminal domain-containing protein, which produces MRKFHTSLMVAALATAAFVVSGFAPSFADNVGTGLATTATTGAQVADAMANFGTPPSGEIPIIFNDHHVYAKPDTLTQNRVLAAIVKNGTIMVPLRSMFEQMGATVSYNAASKSVTAQKAGASVQVTLGKAEAVINGETRPLDVPPMMYKGVLVVPVRVISESLGAYVQWVPDRRICVVRYIPPTPVPLPPPTVAPTAPPTPAPTPTPVPVIIVPYNGFVDIAYATGKNYNEFSAGNTDKGGAYQAHGALLFNPFAIKVDYRQDQYDTTLNCQPPNAADPNYALLCRQYFQIAAAAGQPLTCFFTIDGGTDCARQFRARQNTLDGRLEFKVFNPHFYIGAAYMSDTNNYGYPRINGFGFGAEKLPDFNNTSALSYYASAFYYPSMSGNYTVPAVNQFGIPSANAGLVFKQQFQITKYDVGLTYKFGNAPTGLYILVGYSGDRWTVKTNAPVGQSHGGPYAGLGIHF; this is translated from the coding sequence TTGAGGAAGTTTCACACGAGCCTTATGGTCGCGGCGCTCGCAACGGCGGCTTTCGTCGTTTCGGGTTTCGCGCCGAGTTTCGCGGATAACGTTGGAACCGGATTGGCAACAACGGCAACAACCGGCGCGCAAGTCGCCGACGCTATGGCGAATTTCGGCACGCCGCCGTCCGGCGAGATCCCTATTATATTCAACGATCACCACGTGTACGCGAAGCCGGACACTCTCACGCAAAACCGCGTGCTTGCCGCGATAGTGAAGAACGGCACGATTATGGTGCCGCTGCGCAGCATGTTCGAACAGATGGGCGCAACGGTATCATATAATGCCGCCAGCAAATCGGTGACCGCGCAAAAGGCCGGCGCCTCCGTCCAGGTGACGCTCGGCAAAGCCGAAGCCGTTATCAACGGCGAAACGCGTCCGTTAGACGTGCCGCCCATGATGTACAAGGGCGTGCTCGTCGTGCCGGTGCGCGTCATCTCTGAATCCCTCGGCGCATACGTACAGTGGGTGCCGGATCGCCGCATCTGCGTCGTCCGTTACATCCCGCCGACGCCTGTGCCGCTCCCGCCGCCGACGGTTGCTCCGACCGCGCCGCCGACGCCGGCACCAACGCCGACGCCTGTGCCGGTCATTATCGTACCGTACAACGGCTTCGTCGACATCGCGTATGCGACCGGCAAGAACTACAACGAGTTCTCGGCCGGCAACACCGACAAGGGCGGCGCCTATCAAGCACACGGCGCGCTGCTGTTCAACCCGTTCGCGATCAAGGTCGACTATCGCCAGGATCAGTACGATACCACGCTCAACTGCCAGCCGCCGAACGCGGCCGATCCGAACTATGCCCTGCTCTGCCGCCAGTATTTCCAAATCGCGGCCGCCGCAGGTCAGCCGCTCACGTGCTTCTTCACGATTGACGGCGGCACGGATTGCGCGCGACAGTTCCGGGCGCGACAAAACACGCTCGATGGCCGCCTCGAGTTCAAGGTCTTCAATCCCCACTTCTACATCGGCGCGGCATACATGAGCGACACGAACAACTATGGGTATCCGCGCATCAACGGCTTCGGCTTCGGCGCGGAGAAATTGCCCGACTTCAACAACACTTCGGCGTTGAGCTACTACGCCTCGGCGTTCTACTACCCGAGCATGAGTGGCAACTACACCGTTCCAGCCGTCAATCAGTTCGGCATCCCGAGCGCCAACGCCGGACTGGTCTTCAAACAACAGTTCCAGATCACGAAATACGACGTCGGACTCACATACAAGTTCGGCAACGCCCCGACTGGGCTGTACATCCTCGTCGGCTACTCTGGAGACCGATGGACCGTCAAGACGAATGCGCCCGTCGGCCAGTCGCACGGTGGACCGTACGCCGGGTTAGGCATCCACTTCTAA
- a CDS encoding copper amine oxidase N-terminal domain-containing protein — MKSQMVMAATALFLLAGSAPSFADAMANFGTPPSGEIPILFNDHHVYAKPDTLAQNRVLAALVKNGTIMVPLRSMFEQMGATVSWNAASKTATAQKPGASVQVTIGKNAAVINGETRPLDVPPEIYKGSVVVPVRVMSESLGAYVQWVPDRRICVVRYIPPTPVPTAPPTVAPTAPPTPAPTPTPTPAPIAPSYHGFIQGAYSFSKISNEFAAQQTSTGSYIASGAYLWDPFAVKVDFRYDQYQTTTNGTILLPDNVGPICNPTNPPAPFTPGAPATFFNTIDGGRCFTNPFKARQSWLTGALEYKVAEPHIMIGADYLSANNNYGYPRLSGWGFGLEKLPEFTSQLSWHASGFYHPSVTGSYVVNDPASPNFGLSFRQQYHVWTYDVGLDYLFGRSPLYLYLGFNGDQYTANTNAPVNQTHAGPYAGIGIRF; from the coding sequence ATGAAATCGCAGATGGTGATGGCCGCGACGGCCCTCTTTTTGCTTGCCGGCAGCGCACCGTCATTCGCCGACGCTATGGCGAATTTCGGCACGCCGCCGTCCGGCGAGATCCCGATTCTTTTCAACGATCACCACGTGTACGCGAAGCCGGATACGCTCGCGCAAAACCGCGTGCTTGCCGCGCTGGTCAAAAACGGCACGATCATGGTGCCCTTGCGCAGCATGTTCGAACAGATGGGCGCGACGGTTTCGTGGAACGCCGCGAGCAAGACCGCCACGGCGCAAAAGCCTGGTGCGTCGGTGCAGGTCACGATCGGCAAGAACGCAGCGGTGATCAACGGCGAGACCCGCCCCCTTGACGTGCCGCCCGAGATCTACAAAGGTTCGGTCGTCGTGCCGGTGCGCGTGATGTCGGAATCCCTCGGCGCGTACGTGCAGTGGGTTCCGGATCGGCGCATCTGCGTCGTCCGCTACATACCGCCGACGCCGGTGCCGACCGCACCGCCGACGGTTGCTCCGACCGCGCCGCCGACGCCGGCACCGACGCCGACGCCGACTCCAGCTCCGATCGCGCCGAGTTACCACGGCTTCATTCAAGGCGCGTATTCGTTCAGTAAGATCTCCAACGAGTTCGCGGCCCAGCAGACCTCCACGGGCAGCTACATCGCGTCCGGCGCGTATCTGTGGGATCCGTTCGCGGTCAAAGTCGATTTCCGTTACGACCAATACCAGACGACGACCAACGGCACGATTCTGCTTCCAGACAACGTCGGTCCGATCTGCAACCCGACCAATCCGCCGGCGCCCTTCACGCCTGGCGCGCCCGCCACGTTCTTCAACACGATCGACGGCGGCAGGTGCTTCACCAATCCGTTCAAAGCACGGCAGTCGTGGCTTACCGGCGCGCTTGAATACAAAGTGGCCGAACCGCACATCATGATCGGCGCCGACTACTTGAGCGCCAACAACAACTACGGCTATCCGCGCTTGAGCGGCTGGGGCTTCGGCCTCGAGAAACTGCCCGAATTCACCAGCCAGCTGAGCTGGCACGCATCGGGCTTCTATCATCCGTCGGTCACCGGGAGCTACGTGGTGAACGATCCAGCCAGTCCGAATTTCGGCCTCAGCTTCAGACAGCAGTATCACGTCTGGACGTACGACGTCGGCCTGGACTACCTGTTCGGCAGGTCGCCGCTGTACTTGTACCTCGGCTTCAACGGGGACCAGTACACGGCCAACACCAACGCGCCGGTCAACCAGACGCACGCGGGTCCGTACGCCGGCATCGGCATCCGGTTCTAA
- a CDS encoding copper amine oxidase N-terminal domain-containing protein, with amino-acid sequence MKKLHVAAFVAALFVVTGIAPSFADGKAVNVAAVKATTVSGTATLATSGTQIADAMSANFGTPPSGEIPILYNDHHVYAKPDELKQNRVLAALVRNGVILVPLRSMFEQMGATVSWNAASKTATAQKTGASVQVTVGKNEAVINGEARPLDVPPEIYKGSVVVPVRVMSESLGAYVQWVPDRRICVVRYIPPTPVPTAPPTAPPTAPPTLAPTPTPTPTPVRYRGFLQAGLTAGKVYNAYAAGQKDEGKSYVAAGAYLSGEFAFKGDFRQDHYSTTVNGVLPPDTTFLASTFDAVCDPSSQDAGGPIPVGAPVTFFSTLDGGTCFIAPTQQKAATVDGRVEYRIWKPYYYIGVSYIQAANNYGDPAIRGVGAGLEALPKLNNPGGLSLFGSVFDYPAAQATYTVVDPESPNDTNQYRLRYNIIKYDAGVSYNFGSSPFYIYGGFSGDRFTGNSNTITVGSGSTPPAVTPPKPYNQTHSGPYIGLGFKF; translated from the coding sequence TTGAAAAAACTCCACGTCGCGGCCTTCGTAGCGGCATTGTTTGTCGTCACGGGGATCGCACCCAGCTTCGCTGACGGTAAGGCTGTCAACGTTGCCGCGGTCAAAGCGACGACCGTGTCCGGAACGGCAACTTTGGCAACGTCCGGCACGCAGATCGCTGACGCCATGTCGGCAAACTTCGGCACTCCGCCATCGGGCGAGATCCCGATCCTCTACAACGACCACCACGTCTATGCCAAGCCCGACGAGCTCAAACAGAATCGCGTGCTCGCCGCTCTGGTACGCAACGGCGTGATTTTGGTTCCGCTTCGCAGCATGTTCGAGCAGATGGGCGCGACCGTTTCGTGGAACGCCGCGAGCAAGACCGCCACTGCCCAAAAGACGGGCGCGTCGGTACAGGTCACGGTTGGCAAGAACGAAGCTGTGATCAACGGCGAGGCCCGCCCGCTTGACGTGCCGCCCGAAATCTACAAAGGCTCGGTCGTCGTGCCAGTGCGCGTGATGTCGGAATCCCTCGGTGCATACGTGCAGTGGGTTCCGGACCGCCGCATCTGCGTCGTCCGCTATATACCGCCGACGCCGGTGCCGACGGCACCGCCCACAGCGCCGCCGACGGCTCCTCCGACCCTTGCTCCGACGCCTACGCCGACCCCGACGCCGGTTCGCTATCGTGGCTTCCTGCAGGCTGGCCTAACAGCCGGCAAGGTGTACAACGCCTATGCCGCCGGACAAAAGGATGAGGGCAAGTCGTACGTCGCGGCCGGTGCGTACCTGAGCGGTGAGTTCGCCTTCAAGGGCGACTTCCGTCAGGACCACTACTCCACGACGGTCAACGGCGTGCTGCCGCCTGACACCACGTTCTTGGCTTCGACCTTCGACGCGGTGTGCGATCCGTCATCACAAGACGCCGGTGGACCGATTCCCGTAGGCGCCCCGGTGACGTTCTTCAGCACGCTTGACGGCGGAACGTGTTTCATCGCGCCCACCCAACAGAAAGCGGCGACCGTCGACGGCCGTGTAGAGTATCGGATCTGGAAGCCGTACTACTACATCGGCGTCAGCTACATCCAGGCCGCGAACAACTACGGCGACCCCGCCATCCGCGGCGTCGGCGCAGGTCTGGAAGCGCTGCCCAAACTGAACAATCCGGGCGGGTTGAGCCTATTCGGTTCGGTGTTCGACTACCCGGCGGCCCAGGCCACGTACACGGTCGTGGATCCGGAAAGTCCGAACGACACGAACCAGTACCGCCTGCGCTACAACATCATCAAATACGATGCGGGAGTTTCCTACAATTTCGGCTCGTCGCCGTTCTACATCTACGGCGGGTTTAGCGGAGACCGCTTCACCGGTAATAGCAACACGATCACCGTGGGGTCGGGTTCGACTCCGCCAGCGGTGACGCCGCCCAAGCCGTACAACCAGACGCACTCCGGCCCGTACATCGGACTTGGCTTCAAGTTCTAA